A part of Miscanthus floridulus cultivar M001 chromosome 6, ASM1932011v1, whole genome shotgun sequence genomic DNA contains:
- the LOC136457438 gene encoding G-type lectin S-receptor-like serine/threonine-protein kinase SD2-5, which translates to MPPSHLLSLLLAVTIAATVDVHAQGIPFPTPASTNLSTSWTISLKAEGHGAQSFDYMDSTSVSVFLLQSIQSPPQEGLCFAACFYCVAPCEAFLFGVCIVYVDGGGFLSWPNAGSPQVVWSANRDRLVRENATLSFTAGGDLQLQNTTGGLVWSTGTSGQSVAGMTVTKSGNLVLFNRKNAAVWQSFDHPTDCLLPGQPLVEGMRLTPNASGTNWTTSNQLYLTVLSDGLYAFAESSPPQLYYQKTATTKTGSRNKTYMILTNDSLAIFASVSSANVSTLQPDSMINTTAGEMEYVRLESDGHLKLYLYKGIEGWPMVQDILAGQVDSCAYPTVCGAYGICISGQCTCPTETDGTATYFKQIDDRRINLGCVPVTPISCASLQDHRLLALSNVSYFNYIDTRAALALPQMTDEESCKKACLQNCSCKAAFFQYGGNDTSQGSCYLPTQVFSLQVNQWQETHYSSSAYLKVQVTRSPPPIPGPSNPNGTVSRSTPTRKGRIGAGAIVGSTLAGVISLLAVIIITLVVLRRQCQSRDDEDDFREVPGMTTRFTFEQLKVATEQFSKMIGKGGFGSVYEGQVGEQRVAVKQLDQAGQGRREFLAEVETIGNIHHINLVTLIGFCAEKSHRLLVYEYMPQGSLDRWIYSQDASMSLDWHARCRIITDIAKGLAYLHEECRQRIAHLDIKPQNILLDDNFSAKLSDFGLSKMIDRDKSQVITRMRGTPGYLAPEWLTSQITEKVDIYSFGVVVMEIISGRKNLDYSQPQESVHLISILQEKARNDQLEDLIDMHSDEMQIHKEGVLQIMKLAMWCLQIDYNKRPQMSVVVKVLEGTVNVETNIEFNFVAMVPNNLANDRKSASSAPLLASHLSGPR; encoded by the coding sequence ATGCCTCCCTCACACCTCCTCTCGCTGCTTCTGGCCGTCACCATCGCTGCCACCGTCGACGTCCATGCGCAGGGCATCCCCTTCCCCACGCCGGCATCCACGAACCTCTCCACCAGCTGGACCATCAGCCTCAAGGCAGAAGGCCACGGCGCACAGTCCTTCGACTACATGGACAGCACGTCCGTGAGCGTCTTCCTCCTCCAGTCCATCCAATCGCCGCCGCAGGAAGGCCTCTGCTTCGCCGCGTGCTTCTACTGTGTCGCCCCGTgcgaggccttcctcttcggcgTCTGCATCGTTTAcgtcgacggcggcggcttccTCAGCTGGCCGAACGCGGGCAGCCCGCAGGTGGTCTGGTCCGCAAACCGGGATCGCCTCGTCCGTGAGAACGCCACCCTCAGCTTCACGGCCGGCGGCGACCTACAGCTCCAGAACACCACCGGAGGCCTCGTCTGGTCCACCGGCACCTCGGGCCAGTCTGTTGCCGGGATGACCGTGACCAAGTCCGGCAACCTGGTGCTGTTCAACCGCAAGAATGCAGCGGTGTGGCAGTCATTCGACCATCCGACGGATTGTCTGCTCCCAGGCCAGCCACTAGTGGAAGGGATGAGGTTGACACCAAATGCATCCGGCACAAACTGGACGACCAGCAATCAGCTTTATCTCACTGTCCTTTCTGATGGTTTGTATGCATTTGCTGAATCTTCGCCGCCTCAATTGTACTACCAAAAGACGGCGACCACCAAAACTGGAAGCAGGAATAAAACTTACATGATCCTGACAAATGATTCGCTGGCCATCTTTGCGTCCGTTTCCTCTGCTAATGTATCAACTCTACAGCCAGACAGCATGATCAACACGACGGCTGGAGAGATGGAGTATGTGAGGCTCGAATCTGACGGACACTTGAAGCTGTACCTGTATAAAGGAATAGAAGGATGGCCGATGGTGCAGGACATTCTTGCGGGGCAGGTAGACAGTTGTGCTTACCCAACTGTCTGTGGTGCATACGGCATCTGCATCAGTGGCCAGTGCACATGCCCAACTGAGACTGACGGCACCGCTACATACTTCAAGCAGATTGATGACCGCAGGATCAACCTCGGATGTGTGCCCGTGACTCCGATTTCTTGTGCCTCGCTGCAAGACCACCGGCTCCTTGCACTGAGTAATGTTTCTTACTTCAATTATATAGATACAAGGGCCGCACTAGCACTGCCTCAGATGACTGACGAAGAAAGTTGCAAGAAGGCCTGCTTGCAGAATTGCTCCTGCAAGGCTGCATTCTTTCAGTATGGTGGTAACGACACCTCTCAAGGCTCCTGTTACCTGCCAACACAAGTCTTTTCGTTGCAAGTAAATCAGTGGCAAGAAACTCACTATAGTTCTTCTGCATACCTTAAGGTGCAGGTCACAAGGTCTCCTCCTCCTATTCCTGGTCCCTCGAATCCGAATGGAACAGTGAGTAGGTCCACAcccacaagaaagggaaggattgGTGCAGGTGCGATTGTTGGATCCACACTTGCAGGGGTCATTTCTTTACTAGCTGTGATCATCATTACCTTGGTGGTTCTCCGCAGGCAATGTCAGAGTagagatgatgaggatgattttCGAGAAGTGCCAGGTATGACTACTAGGTTCACATTTGAGCAGTTGAAAGTAGCAACCGAGCAATTCAGCAAAATGATTGGGAAAGGAGGATTTGGATCTGTTTATGAGGGGCAGGTAGGCGAGCAGAGAGTTGCAGTAAAACAGCTGGATCAAGCTGGTCAAGGAAGGAGGGAATTCTTGGCAGAAGTTGAGACAATTGGAAACATTCATCATATAAATCTGGTGACATTGATTGGCTTTTGTGCAGAGAAATCTCATAGACTCCTAGTATATGAATATATGCCCCAAGGATCATTGGACAGATGGATCTATTCCCAAGATGCAAGTATGTCTCTTGATTGGCATGCACGATGCAGGATTATCACCGATATCGCCAAGGGCCTAGCTTATCTTCATGAAGAGTGCAGGCAGCGAATTGCTCATTTGGATATCAAACCACAAAATATCCTCTTAGATGACAACTTCAGCGCAAAGCTTTCTGATTTCGGGCTATCTAAGATGATTGACAGGGATAAGAGCCAAGTGATTACGAGAATGAGAGGCACTCCTGGATACTTAGCTCCTGAGTGGTTGACATCACAAATCACTGAGAAAGTTGACATATACAGCTTTGGGGTAGTAGTCATGGAAATTATCAGTGGGAGAAAGAATCTTGATTATTCTCAGCCTCAAGAAAGTGTTCATCTCATTAGCATATTGCAGGAAAAGGCAAGGAACGATCAGTTGGAAGATCTGATTGATATGCATAGTGACGAAATGCAAATTCACAAGGAAGGAGTGCTTCAGATAATGAAGCTCGCCATGTGGTGTTTGCAGATTGATTACAACAAGAGGCCTCAAATGTCAGTTGTTGTCAAAGTACTGGAAGGTACAGTGAAT
- the LOC136460127 gene encoding uncharacterized protein, translating to MADNLPPWARKEIDAICRKFLWVGKDASVRGKCMVAWNTARRPTELGGLGITDLKLVGYALQTRWLWLQKTDSSRARSELPINAESEDDRWIQGQAPSDIAPNLVQLVPRRTRARLTVRQGLVNRQWTRNITGSLTPVTIAEYLDLWEATENISLNDQPDRTVWRWSPDGNYSAKSADRMMHVGSVPFRGHLLIWETWAPLRLTVYW from the exons ATGGCGGACAATCTTCCTCCCTGGGCGAGAAAGGAAATCGACGCCATATGCAGGAAGTTCCTATGGGTCGGCAAGGATGCGTCGGTACGTGGGAAATGCATGGTGGCGTGGAACACTGCTCGCAGGCCGACGGAGTTAGGAGGGCTCGGAATCACCGACCTCAAACTCGTGGGCTATGCACTGCAGACGAGGTGGCTGTGGCTGCAGAAGACTGACAGTTCGCGGGCAAGGAGCGAACTGCCGATCAACGCCGAGTCAGAA GATGACCGGTGGATTCAGGGACAGGCGCCATCGGACATCGCACCCAACCTGGTGCAGCTCGTTCCCAGAAGAACCAGAGCTCGCCTCACCGTCCGCCAAGGCCTTGTCAACAGGCAATGGACGCGGAACATCACGGGCAGCCTGACACCGGTTACGATCGCTGAATACCTGGATCTTTGGGAGGCCACGGAGAACATCAGCCTCAACGATCAGCCAGACAGGACGGTGTGGCGTTGGTCACCTGATGGAAACTACAGCGCCAAGTCCGCCGACAGAATGATGCACGTGGGCTCCGTTCCATTCCGGGGGCACTTGCTAATATGGGAGACATGGGCGCCGTTGAGG TTAACTGTTTATTGGTAA